A stretch of Pristiophorus japonicus isolate sPriJap1 unplaced genomic scaffold, sPriJap1.hap1 HAP1_SCAFFOLD_1692, whole genome shotgun sequence DNA encodes these proteins:
- the LOC139243426 gene encoding KH homology domain-containing protein 4-like, giving the protein MTNLGTGSSPNGRSGVGVIFADSCGREKERDRQVMPPPLRLLTEGFMESNDLRGMYGPSASMDRPREPSMKMRRAGERGSRPLPYGRDLLDAEEEEERCWRGRGAGQSWGTGCHFTMPPQRPQQQMPFWMAP; this is encoded by the exons ATGACTAATTTAGGTACAGGATCCTCCCCGAATGGGCGAAGTGGAGTGGGCGTGATCTTCGCTGATTCCTGTGGCAGGGAGAAGGAGCGGGACAG gcAGGTGATGCCCCCACCACTGCGACTTCTGACCGAAGGATTCATGGAGTCGAACGACCTCCGGGGGATGTACGGACCCTCAGCGTCGATGG ATCGCCCTCGGGAGCCCTCGATGAAGATGAGGAGAGCGGGCGAGCGGGGATCGCGGCCGTTGCCGTACGGCAGGGACCTGTTGgacgcggaggaggaggaggaacgttGTTGGCGGGGCCGTGGGGCGGGACAGAGCTGGGGCACGGGCTGCCACTTCACCATGCCCCCCCAGCGGCCACAACAACAGATGCCCTTCTGGATGGCGCCCTAG